One Myotis daubentonii chromosome 3, mMyoDau2.1, whole genome shotgun sequence genomic window carries:
- the KDM4A gene encoding lysine-specific demethylase 4A, with translation MACESETLNPSARIMTFYPTMEEFRNFSRYIAYIESQGAHRAGLAKVVPPKEWKPRASYDDIDELVIPAPIQQLVTGQSGLFTQYNIQKKAMTVREFRKIANSDKYCTPRYSEFEELERKYWKNLTFNPPIYGADVNGTLYEKHVDEWNIGRLKTILDLVEKESGITIEGVNTPYLYFGMWKTSFAWHTEDMDLYSINYLHFGEPKSWYSVPPEHGKRLERLAKGFFPGSAQSCEAFLRHKMTLISPLMLKKYGIPFDKVTQEAGEFMITFPYGYHAGFNHGFNCAESTNFATRRWIEYGKQAVLCSCRKDMVKISMDVFVRKFQPERYKLWKAGKDSTVIDHTLPTPEAAEFLKESELPPRAASEEECPEEDMEGVEDGEEGHLKRSLAKHRIGTKRHRVCLEIPQEVSQSELFPKEELSSGQYDLTACQAALAPVRPTHSSVRQVEDGLPFPDYSDSTDVKFEELKNVKLEEEEEEEAEEEEEEAAAALDLSVNPASIGGRLVFSGSTKKSSSSLGSSSSQDSVSSDSETSEPLSCPGQGQTGVLTVHSYARGDGRVAAGEPCPRKKRSASRSISERELAEVANEYMFSLEENKKSKGRRQPLSKLPRHHPLVLQDCGSDDETSEQLTPEEEAEETEAWAKPLSQLWQNRPPNFEAEKEFNETMAQQAPHCSVCMIFQTYHQVEFGGLSQNCADAPESAPQKQRTKPLIPEMCFTTTGCSTDINLSTPYLEEDGTSILVSCKKCSVRVHASCYGVPPAKASEDWMCSRCSANALEEDCCLCSLRGGALQRANDDRWVHVSCAVAILEARFVNIAERSPVDVSKIPLPRFKLKCVFCKKRRKRTAGCCVQCSHGRCPTAFHVSCAQAAGVMMQPDDWPFVVFITCFRHRIPNLERAKGALQSITAGQKVISKHKNGRFYQCEVVRLTTETFYEVNFDDGSFSDNLYPEDIVSQDCLQLGPPAEGEVVQVRWTDGQVYGAKFVASHPIQMYQVEFEDGSQLVVKRDDVYTLDEELPKRVKSRLSVASDMRFNEIFTEKEVKQEKKRQRVINSRYREDYIEPALYRAIME, from the exons GTACTGTACCCCACGCTATAGTGAGTTTGAAGAGCTTGAACGGAAATACTGGAAAAATCTTACTTTCAATCCTCCAATCTATGGCGCAGACGTGAATGGCACTCTCTATGAAAAG CATGTTGATGAGTGGAATATTGGCCGGCTGAAAACAATCCTGGACTTGGTGGAAAAGGAGAGTGGGATCACCATCGAGGGTGTGAACACCCCGTACCTGTACTTCGGCATGTGGAAGACATCCTTTGCCTGGCACACCGAAGACATGGACCTGTACAGCATCAATTACCTGCACTTCGGAGAACCCAAGTCCTG GTACTCTGTTCCCCCTGAGCACGGGAAGCGGTTGGAGCGCCTCGCCAAAG GCTTTTTCCCAGGAAGTGCTCAAAGCTGTGAGGCTTTTCTCCGCCATAAGATGACCTTGATTTCCCCTTTAATGCTGAAGAAATACGGAATTCCTTTTGACAAG GTCACTCAGGAAGCTGGAGAGTTCATGATCACATTTCCTTATGGCTACCACGCCGGCTTCAACCACGGCTTCAACTGTGCGGAGTCTACCAATTTTGCTACGCGGCGGTGGATTGAGTATGGCAAACAGGCAGTGCTG TGCTCCTGTAGGAAGGATATGGTGAAGATCTCCATGGACGTGTTTGTGAGGAAGTTCCAGCCAGAAAGGTACAAACTTTGGAAAGCTGgcaaggacagcacagttatcgaCCATACGCTGCCCACGCCAGAAGCCGCTGAGTTCCTTAAGGAGAGTGAACTGCCTCCAAGGGCCGCGAGTGAGGAGGAGTGCCCAGAGGAGGACATGGAGGGAGTCGAGGACGGCGAGGAGGGCCACCTGAAGAGAAG CCTCGCCAAGCACCGCATAGGGACAAAGAGGCACCGAGTTTGTCTCGAAATTCCGCAGGAGGTCAGTCAGAGCGAGCTCTTCCCCAAGGAGGAGCTGAGTTCCGGCCAGTACGACCTGACGGCGTGCCAGGCCGCGCTCGCCCCCGTGAGGCCCACCCACAGCTCTGTGCGGCAGGTCGAGGATGGCCTCCCCTTCCCAG ATTATTCTGACTCGACTGATGTCAAATTTGAAGAGCTGAAGAACGTCAAActcgaagaggaggaggaggaggaggcggaggaagaggaggaggaagcggCTGCTGCCTTGGATCTTTCTGTGAATCCTGCCTCTATAGGGGGACGCCTTGTCTTCTCAGGCTCCACAAAGAAATCATCTTCCAGCCTGGGCTCCAGTTCATCACAGGATTCTGTTTCTTCCGATTCAGAAACCAGTGAGCCCCTGTCCTGCCCAGGCCAAGGGCAGACGGGAGTCCTCACTGTGCACAGCTATGCCAGAGGGGACGGCAGGGTCGCTGCAGGAGAGCCGTGCCCGCGGAAGAAAAGGAGCGCCAGCAGGAGTATCAGCGAGCGGGAGCTGGCGGAG GTTGCGAATGAATACATGTTTTCCCTGGAGGAGAATAAGAAGTCCAAGGGCCGGCGTCAGCCCTTGAGCAAGCTCCCCCGCCACCACCCGCTTGTGTTGCAGGATTGCGGCAGTGATGATG AGACATCTGAGCAGCTGACCCccgaggaggaggctgaggagacCGAGGCCTGGGCTAAGCCCCTGAGCCAACTATGGCAGAACCGACCCCCGAACTTCGAGGCCGAAAAGGAATTCAATGAGACCATGGCCCAGCAGGCCCCTCACTGCTCTGTCTGTATGATCTTTCAGACTTACCATCAG GTTGAGTTTGGAGGCCTCAGTCAGAACTGTGCGGATGCTCCAGAGTCAGCCCCCCAGAAGCAGAGGACCAAGCCATTGATTCCAGAAATGTGCTTCACCACCACTGGCTGTAGCACGGACATCAACCTCTCCACCCCTTACCTCGAGGAGGATGGCACCAGCATCCTCGTTTCCTGCAAGAAGTGCAGTGTCCGGGTCCACGCCA GTTGCTATGGCGTCCCCCCTGCAAAGGCTTCTGAAGACTGGATGTGTTCTCGATGTTCAGCCAACGCCCTGGAGGAG GACTGCTGTTTATGCTCATTACGAGGAGGAGCCCTGCAGAGAGCCAACGACGACAG gtgggtcCATGTCTCCTGTGCTGTGGCGATTCTGGAAGCGAGGTTTGTCAACATCGCAGAGAGAAGTCCAGTGGACGTGAGCAAAATTCCCCTGCCACGCTTCAAGCTG AAATGTGTCTTCTGTAAGAAGCGGAGGAAAAGAACTGCCGGCTGCTGTGTGCAGTGTTCTCACGGCCGCTGCCCAACTGCCTTCCACGTGAGCTGTGCCCAGGCTGCAGGAGTGATGATGCAGCCGGATGACTGGCCTTTTGTCGTCTTCATTACCTGCTTTCGGCACAGGATTCCTAATctggag CGTGCCAAGGGGGCCTTGCAGAGCATCACCGCAGGCCAGAAGGTCATTAGCAAGCACAAGAACGGCCGCTTCTACCAGTGTGAGGTGGTCAGGCTCACCACCGAGACCTTCTATGAAGTCAACTTTGACGATGGCTCCTTCAGCGACAATCTCTATCCTGAGGACATAGTG AGTCAGGATTGTCTCCAGTTGGGTCCTCCTGCTGAAGGGGAAGTGGTTCAAGTGCGGTGGACAGATGGCCAAGTCTATGGAGCCAAGTTCGTGGCCTCCCACCCCATCCAGATGTACCAG GTGGAGTTTGAGGATGGCTCACAGCTTGTGGTTAAGAGAGATGATGTATACACGCTGGATGAAGAGCTTCCCAAGAGAGTCAAGTCTAGACTG TCAGTAGCCTCAGACATGCGCTTCAACGAGATTTTCACAGAGAAGGAGGTTAAACAGGAAAAGAAACGGCAGCGAGTTATCAACTCAAGATACCGGGAAGATTACATTGAGCCTGCACTCTACCGGGCCATCATGGAGTAG